The DNA sequence TCCGAACGGCATCATAACAAAGGCGTAGATAACCCGGTGTGTAATAAATACAGTCTTCGCGATGTCTGCCGGATTCATCTTGACTTGGTTATATCCTTAAAatgcatccatgaaacttagcataaAATGACCCGAGGTTGCATCTATCAGCTGGTCAATGTTGGGTATGAGGTAGGAATCTTTAGGGCATACCGAATTGAGACTTGTGTAATCAACACACATTCGCCACTTTCCATTGAGTTTCTTGATTAGCACAACATTTGCTAGCCAATCCGGATACTTAATTTCACATATGATGTCTGCCTTCAACAACTTCTCGACCTCTTGATCGATCGCCtgttgtctttccggggcaaagtttcttcgTTTTATTTGATTGGTCTTTGCCTTGGATCCACATCCAGACTGTGCATCGCCGCCGATTTATCAATCCCCGGCATATTTTCCGGGGTCCAAGCGAACACATCAACATATTCCTTCAATAGGTCAATGAGTTCTTTCTGGAATGCGGTTTCCAAGCCTTTACCGACTTTAAGCTTCCGGGTGGGGTTCTCGGGCTCCAGCTCAACTTCAACCATTTGCTGGGCAGGCTCGACCTTCGTCTTTTCCTTACTCTCTACAAATTTTTGGATCCGGGCGTCCGTGTTGGTTACGCTGTACCCGGAGTCCTCGATCATATTCATATCAAATCTGTCCCTTTTACTGAGGTGCTCGCGATGCTTCTTTATGCTCTGTCCCTTGGGTAGGGTCATTAAACTTTTTTTGTTCTCAGGTTCTGTTTCTTCCATGACCAACGCTTGGTCGTAACACTTCCCTGCCATTTCTCTATCTCCTCTTAGCTCTCCAGTACCTCCCGGGGTCGGGAATTTGAGCTTCAAGTGAATTGTCGAGGGGATTGCTCTGAGCTTGGTTATTGTAGGTCTTACAAGGATCATGTTGTATGATGAAGTTACGCTTATCACATAGAACTTCATTACGTGAGAGACCTGCTGGGGTGCAGTCCAAAAGGTAATCGGCAAATAAATGACACCGCGGATTGGGATCATTGTGTTTCCAAATCCGTACAAGGGATCTTCAAGACAGGGGGTCCATTCGGAGGTGTCCGAGATCCATCCTGTTAAGTGTGTGCTCGAATACAATGTTAGCAGAGGAACCATTGTCAACTAAAATTCTTTTTACCTCATTATTCGCGAAATCGAGGGTGACCACCAAAGCCAAGTTGTGATCCAGATTGAGTCCCTCATAATCAGAGTAAGAGAAGTAGATTGGTTCATCATCCAAAGGCTGGATCATTATCACATCATTATCCAGGTCCGGGCTCCGGGGCGGAGAAGCAGTGCCTCCAAAGACAACATTTACCACGTTTTTGCCGCTTCCCGGGGCCCTATCTTTGTCGTTTGATCTCCTTTGAAGATATTGGTTCATGTTCCCCTTTTTGATCTGATCTTCTATGAACATTTTGAGAGAGAAGCAGTTCTCCGTGGTATGTCCATGATCTTCGTGATAGCCACAATATTTGTCCAGGGCTCTGTTCTCGGGAGGTGCAAGCAAAGGTTTCGGCGGATAATAGAATGGCTTACCTTTAACTTCACGCAATATGTCGGCCCGGGGCCTATTGAGGGGCGTCCACTCTGGTTCCGGCTTGGGTTCTCTCTTGGCCTTGGGCTTTCTCTCATTCCTCCTTTGTTTGACGTATCCCTCCCGGGGTGGGGTTCCCCGAGATTGTTGAATATAGTTGGCCTGTCTGTCCAGTTTGTATCTTTTATCTTTCCGGGACGACGAGCGATGCTCCGGGGACTCGTAATCATCATGTATCCTCCGATTCATTTTCATTGACTTGAAAAAATCATTTTCCTTTATGAACTTTGATGCCAAGGCATAGGCAGATGCTAGGCTCTGGGGTTCTCTGTGAATCAAATCTTTTACGTATCCTTCACAGGATATTAGACGCAAGTTTCTCCGAAAGATGTTTACTACTTCCTTTTCTTCTAAGTTAGAGAGTTGATTGACTGTTTCGTGGAATCTCTTGATGAATTCGGGGAGGGACTCCTTGCTTCTTTACTGGATTGTCTCCAAATGACACATTTGCAGCTCGTTCATCCGGTTAGCCATGAACCTTTTTTAAGAATATCTCCCGGAAGTCTTTTCAGGAATTAATACTCCGGGATGGAATCCAGCTGAACCAGTTATGCGCTCCCCCTTTCAGTGTTGATGCAAAGAAGCGGCATCTGGTGAGGTCGCTGTAATAATAAATATTGGAGATTTGTTCGAAGTAGTTCAGATGCTCCTCTGGGTCAGCTAATCCATCAAATGAGTCGAAATTGAAGTGTTTGAGCCCTGATTCTCTGGGGGTAGATTCCAACATTTTGGTGAACGGGGTGGCCGCCGCACCCACTTCCATATCGCCTTCTACCTTCCTCTTAAGATATCGAAGAGCCCGGGCCATTTGTTCTTGCTTGGACTCCTTTTCGGGCTCCGAATCCGAAGAAACATGAATTCGGTGCGCCTTCCTTTTTAGCTTTGCCTCTTCCTCCCGGATTCGCTTTTCAATAGTTTCTTTGGctttggcttcttctttcttccGGATTTTCTCCTGAAGGGTAGCTCTTTTTATTTCATCCCTGACATCCTCTGATGGCTTCTTCAAGTTCTTTGCAATCCGATCAAAGACGGATCCCCGGGATTCTCCGGACCGTTCTTCCTAATCCCCTGGGCGGGTCTCAGGTTCGACATTATGCTTTTTCTTCCACAGGTCCATCGCAGCTCGTATCCGATCCGGGGTCATGTCTCCCCAGGGGTTGGCTGAAGTTCCAACATGCTTATGGGCAGCTCTCTCGATGACTAGTCTCTGGTCCCCTGGTTGGAGATTTTGAGAGGGAGTCTGGGTTATGAGGAGCCCTTCATCCACATCTTCCATCTCTCCGTCCCTGGGTTGGGGCGGAGGTGGAAGGAAAGAAGCAGAAACAACCGCTTTGCTCTTTCTTGTCGTCATGGTTGTTCAATAATACCacaaatttataataatataacTCGCAATTTCAAGTGCTAAAACAGATAAATTAGATCCAAAATACATTGTAATCAAGCCCCAGGATTATTACAACGTTAACAAGATCTATTAACAATACTTGAAAGGAAACGATCTCAGCGAAAAAACAGATCTGGGAGACTGTGAGTGGAGTTCTTACTGAGGAGTGGTATTCTGAGTTGCTGGGTGGGTAGGAGTGGCAGATATGAGCACCACTGGACGGAGGttcgacccctccttctagcgccaatgataactCCAAATTTACCCCGGGGTCTTCTCCTTGCCGGGCCCGGTCTGAAACTCCGTTTTGACAGAAGTGACGGTGGCGTGCGGTGTACCTGTAGGAtgggaacctacaaaacagaaccggaggggggtggcgtgacgccacctccggtgtgagaatgagaGAGGGTTTCGAAGGAGAAAGGGGCAAAACGGGAATTATACGAGAAAATTGTGGTGTGTGTGCGTGTATATATATGTGAGAGAGAGTATAACCTGTAACCTTCCTTTTGCCCTCCCTTTTATATGCCTCCttctagggtttaggggtttgtacgTTTTGATCTGGACTGTAGGCGTGTCTTTTGGACTATAGGGCGTGTGGACGCCTGGGATGAGCCGATGTACTTTCGAATCTGGACCGTAGGAATGTTCTGGATCGGGGGTACCTGAACGGTGATGATATTGCCACGCAGAGCTCTCAAAGATTAAAGCTGAGGCCTGCACTAATATAGGCTATCAGATATAATCTCCTCCGTCATGCTCAGCCCCTTTCATTTTCAGCTTTATACATGCTCCATTTAACTCTCCCTATCACCCCTGCTTACGTAGCCCATCTAATTGTCCTTACACTTATGGCCGTCACTCTGTTTTTTCGCACGTGTCTTTTTTTACTTTCGTGgatgctatatatatatatatattaaattcaGTAGACTATTTTTGTATCGGTATCAACAACATACAGCGTCTGAGTGAAATATCCAAGCTCTCAATATTTTGATTCTACAATATTATGAACTCTGATGCGTCAAGCTCTCAACATTTCTCTTCCACCCGAATCAGGCTTCTACAGGTTCTTCACTTGTTAATTACGCCACAAATAAATGTTCTGCACCGTTTTATGCATGTCTCTGCATGCGATACAGATCTTTTGTTTTGGTACTTAGTTGTTTCTCTGACCTGTTTGTGATTTGTTGATTCAATACTCTTCGAAAATTGATCAAGTGTTTCTATAAAGTATAAACTCTTTGGCATTGTTTGTTTTCTGCAGGAAGATATCATTAATTGTCAGAATAACAGTCCTCTGGGGCTGAGATTAGACAAAACACAATCATTTTTAAGTTTAGTAGAATCAAAGCTATCTAAAACGAGGAAATTTCCGGCAAAGATGGATTCGGAGAAGTTGAAGGCTTCGAATATGTCTGCAACATTTGTGAAAATTGGGAATTGGGAGGTACTTATGCTAACATCAGTATATGGCTTTCATTTATATTTGTTTATTTTGAAACTAGTTGTAGATAATCTTGGGATCATGTGATTAATCGAATTTGAGCAGGTTTTGGCTAGGCATGAAGGTCATGTAGTAGCAAAATGTTACTATGCAAAAAAGAAAATTGTCTGGGAAGTTCTAGAGGGAGCATTGAAGAGAAAGATTGAGATACACTGGGCTGATATCATTGGAATTAATGCTGTGATTAAAGATAATGAGTGTGGAATTTTGTTAATAGAGGTGAACCCAATTATTTTCTTAAACATTATTTCTTAATTTTTGGGTTTAATTTGGTGTGGAAAAAGATAATAATTTAGCTATATGCACAACTGTAGCTAGGCAATCCACCTGCATATTACAGGGAATTTGATCCTATGCCGCGGAAGCATACTGTTTGGCAACAAGCGTCAGATTTTACCGGTGGCCAAGCTCCCTTACTCAGGTAAGTTTCTATGATTCTATCTGCAGAGAAACATGTGTGTTTGTCTTGAATCTTCTCTTTACATTTTGCGGATTATAAGTTTTTCTGTTATTTTATGCCAGTCATTTTATTTCTAAGAGACCGTCCTGTGCTACTTCTCTCCCTTTTCTCTTTTCATATCCTTTGCCAAATCAAATTCAAGTTGACTTTTCATAAAAATTGCTTTAActaatatatacaattaattTTTTTTAGGAGGCACTTACTTATCTTTCCTCCGGGAGTTCTCGATCGACATTACGAAAAACTTCTGCAATTTGACAAACGTTTGTTCGAACTGAGCCAGAAACCATTTCCAACTCAGAACAATCAATACTTCTACTCAAATATCCAAAGTTATGCACCGTATCCCAGCAATTTCACCGAGAACAACAATATGTTGAGTTTCAACGTGCAGTATGACCTCACAAACTTTCCAACTTCACACGGTGATCAAAATTATAACCAAACTTTACATCACGCTATTGTGGATACGTCCTCTCCAACATCCGGTAATTACTACCACCTGGACCTATAACATTTAATTATTCAGAACTGCATGTGTAGATGTAAtgtattttgttccaataatgttATTTATTTTTGTTCATATAGTGACGGATTTTCCAATAGATGTGGCAGAAAGAAACTGCGTGCTTGAAAATCAAGGAACAGCGTTTTCTACTGCAAGTGTAAACATCATTCCAGGACAATCATATCACGCTATGTATTTACAAGATTCTGGTTATACCTACCAAAATTATCCGTACAGAGCATACGGGGAGGAATTAGGAATGGTTATCGGAAATGGTGGAATACCAATGACTGAAATTGAACAGCATTTGCTTGGTGACTCTGAACTTGTTGGCACCAATGAAGCTGCTCTTTCAGCAAGAGTTCGTTCACTGGATTCATTTCTTGAACTAGATGAAGGGAATCCTACAGATATCACAAACAGAAACAACATCAACACAAGCCAAATGATTAGTGAAAATGAAAATTTTGGATATTGCCTTGGAGCAAGCGTCCAAGTACATCCTTACGACAATGTAAACATGTCATTTAGTCCCTCAGCTAACCCATCATTTTCTGCAGATTTCTTGCCTGTTTTTGAGTGTCATTGGCCATAAACTGCTGTAGCATACTTTGCTGAGTAAAACCTTGTACATAATCACTTTTTATATACAAGGGAATGTTCAAATTCTCAGAGTTCAGCGTTATTTAATTTGAGCCAGTGTGTTGATCTTCTTCAAAAATGTCCGACTTGTAAATATTGCATAATTTAGGCATCTAAACAGGCGCCATCTACCCTATGTTTTTTTTCTGAAAATGTCCAAACAAGTAAACAACTATAGAAAAATCTTGTGTTATTTTAACAAGTTAGCAATGAAGATTTTTCTTTCAA is a window from the Apium graveolens cultivar Ventura chromosome 1, ASM990537v1, whole genome shotgun sequence genome containing:
- the LOC141720053 gene encoding uncharacterized protein LOC141720053 isoform X1 — translated: MNSDASSSQHFSSTRIRLLQEDIINCQNNSPLGLRLDKTQSFLSLVESKLSKTRKFPAKMDSEKLKASNMSATFVKIGNWEVLARHEGHVVAKCYYAKKKIVWEVLEGALKRKIEIHWADIIGINAVIKDNECGILLIELGNPPAYYREFDPMPRKHTVWQQASDFTGGQAPLLRRHLLIFPPGVLDRHYEKLLQFDKRLFELSQKPFPTQNNQYFYSNIQSYAPYPSNFTENNNMLSFNVQYDLTNFPTSHGDQNYNQTLHHAIVDTSSPTSVTDFPIDVAERNCVLENQGTAFSTASVNIIPGQSYHAMYLQDSGYTYQNYPYRAYGEELGMVIGNGGIPMTEIEQHLLGDSELVGTNEAALSARVRSLDSFLELDEGNPTDITNRNNINTSQMISENENFGYCLGASVQVHPYDNVNMSFSPSANPSFSADFLPVFECHWP
- the LOC141720053 gene encoding uncharacterized protein LOC141720053 isoform X2, whose product is MNSDASSSQHFSSTRIRLLQEDIINCQNNSPLGLRLDKTQSFLSLVESKLSKTRKFPAKMDSEKLKASNMSATFVKIGNWEVLARHEGHVVAKCYYAKKKIVWEVLEGALKRKIEIHWADIIGINAVIKDNECGILLIELGNPPAYYREFDPMPRKHTVWQQASDFTGGQAPLLRRHLLIFPPGVLDRHYEKLLQFDKRLFELSQKPFPTQNNQYFYSNIQSYAPYPSNFTENNNMLSFNVQYDLTNFPTSHGDQNYNQTLHHAIVDTSSPTSDVAERNCVLENQGTAFSTASVNIIPGQSYHAMYLQDSGYTYQNYPYRAYGEELGMVIGNGGIPMTEIEQHLLGDSELVGTNEAALSARVRSLDSFLELDEGNPTDITNRNNINTSQMISENENFGYCLGASVQVHPYDNVNMSFSPSANPSFSADFLPVFECHWP
- the LOC141720053 gene encoding uncharacterized protein LOC141720053 isoform X3 codes for the protein MRYRSFVLEDIINCQNNSPLGLRLDKTQSFLSLVESKLSKTRKFPAKMDSEKLKASNMSATFVKIGNWEVLARHEGHVVAKCYYAKKKIVWEVLEGALKRKIEIHWADIIGINAVIKDNECGILLIELGNPPAYYREFDPMPRKHTVWQQASDFTGGQAPLLRRHLLIFPPGVLDRHYEKLLQFDKRLFELSQKPFPTQNNQYFYSNIQSYAPYPSNFTENNNMLSFNVQYDLTNFPTSHGDQNYNQTLHHAIVDTSSPTSVTDFPIDVAERNCVLENQGTAFSTASVNIIPGQSYHAMYLQDSGYTYQNYPYRAYGEELGMVIGNGGIPMTEIEQHLLGDSELVGTNEAALSARVRSLDSFLELDEGNPTDITNRNNINTSQMISENENFGYCLGASVQVHPYDNVNMSFSPSANPSFSADFLPVFECHWP